The following proteins are encoded in a genomic region of Cataglyphis hispanica isolate Lineage 1 chromosome 1, ULB_Chis1_1.0, whole genome shotgun sequence:
- the LOC126852566 gene encoding uncharacterized protein LOC126852566, whose amino-acid sequence MELEKFYYDPSHYAGYSATANLSRAAKPNFTRNEVIDWLKLQDAYTLHRPVRRKFPRLHYNVTNIDDLWEADLIDLRNLKSYNDGYSYLLTVIDALSKFVWVEPLRDKTGSCVVKAFQRIFSRNNDRLPVYLQTDKGYRSRLQSHSSTIKMQPAVVTRENARVARENMIRRWNDIEQKKNRGCRQKAKYSARDFVRVSRAKAAFEKGYEAKWSEEIFRIHRVLEWRKPRVYELSDLAGEVIDGFFYEQELAPVIKDLQGEEFIVERVIKSKGRGNKKQLLVSWQGYPSKFDSWIPAESLKILDKNEGG is encoded by the exons ATGGAactcgaaaaattctattacgaTCCCTCGCATTATGCTGGATATTCAGCGACGGCCAATTTGTCGCGAGCTGCTAAACCGAATTTCACGCGTAACGAAGTCATCGACTGGCTTAAATTGCAAGATGCGTACACGCTGCATCGTCCAGTGCGCCGAAAATTTCCGcgtttacattataatgtGACAAACATCGATGACTTATGGGAGGCTGATTTGATCGATCTACGTAATCTTAAAAGCTACAATGACggctattcatatttattgacgGTTATCGACGCCCTTAGTAAATTTGTTTGGGTAGAACCTTTACGTGATAAGACAGGTAGCTGTGTAGTAAAAGCCTTTCAACGCATATTCTCGAGAAACAATGACCGTTTACCCGTATACCTGCAAACCGACAAAG GATATCGTTCGCGCTTACAATCACACTCGTCCACCATCAAAATGCAGCCTGCAGTCGTTACGCGAGAAAATGCACGTGTAGCGCGTGAAAATATGATTCGTCGTTGGAATGACATCGAGCAGAAAAAGAATCGCGGTTGTAGACAAAAGGCTAAATATAGCGCGCGTGATTTTGTACGGGTCAGTAGAGCAAAAGCAGCCTTTGAGAAAGGATACGAGGCAAAGTGGAgcgaagaaatatttcgaattcaCCGTGTTCTCGAATGGAGAAAACCGCGCGTATACGAACTAAGCGATTTAGCGGGTGAAGTTATAGACGGGTTTTTTTACGAACAAGAATTAGCGCCGGTTATTAAAGACTTGCAGGGAGAAGAATTTATCGTCGAGCGTGTGATAAAAAGCAAGGGTcgtggaaataaaaaacaattattagttAGCTGGCAAGGATATCCTTCAAAATTCGATTCTTGGATACCCGCTGAGAGCTTAAAGATTTTGGATAAAAATGAGGGaggatga
- the LOC126852576 gene encoding craniofacial development protein 2-like: MSWNGREQEVLTEMEEHKIDICALSETKKRGKGDKSYPGYILKYSGPEKHRRATAGVGMLIKDKYKYSIEGTSYTSERILRVTLDIGKEKIHLISVYAPDSNKSKEEIDDFYETLQEEIDKIPEEHKILIMGDLNARIGNAVVDGVKQRFNEAHINDNGEKLVAFCAQNRLKINNTYYDHKDQHKITWANTRGQTSMIDFIISNRAVHPTQVVDVRSLSSADVGSDHHLVLGKIRLTAQLKRRPPPVMVEKLNIESIQNDTIKALYEWRLRQKIGENSITDEDDVEAGWKKIKSHMTMAAEEALGRRRVNKNADIQHKTWFTKEAKQLAKEKRKAYLNYLNNRTPEERQRYKNIRNLAKAGMRRIEEEYWATFTANMEHDLYGAQRKVWGILTRRKQEVNEYVQSQKISKEDWMEHFRRLFREDDDRLPATPPERTAVNTQIGVELVESLAKTLKNRRAPGLDGLHSELVKY, translated from the coding sequence ATGAGTTGGAATGGAAGAGAGCAGGAGGTACTGACGGAAATGGAAGAACATAAAATAGACATATGCGCCCTATCGGAGACCAAAAAGAGGGGAAAAGGAGACAAAAGCTATCCTGGATACATTCTTAAATACAGCGGACCTGAGAAACATAGACGGGCAACAGCAGGAGTGGGGATGTTAATTAAGGACAAATATAAGTACAGCATAGAGGGGACCAGCTACACAAGCGAGAGAATACTGAGAGTGACGCTAGACATAGGCAAGGAAAAAATCCATCTTATCAGCGTTTATGCACCTGACAGCAATAAGAGTAAAGAAGAAATAGACGACTTCTACGAAACTCTACAAGAAGAGATAGATAAGATACCGGAAGAACACAAAATCTTGATAATGGGAGACCTAAACGCGAGAATTGGCAACGCAGTCGTGGACGGGGTAAAGCAAAGATTTAACGAAGCACACATCAACGACAACGGGGAAAAGCTAGTTGCTTTCTGTGCGCAaaacagattaaaaataaacaacacTTATTATGATCACAAGGACCAACACAAGATAACCTGGGCAAATACGCGAGGCCAAACATCTATGATAGACTTCATAATCTCGAACAGAGCGGTCCATCCAACACAGGTCGTCGACGTACGATCATTGTCCTCGGCGGACGTCGGATCAGACCACCACCTCGTCCTCGGAAAGATCCGGCTCACCGCACAGCTCAAGAGGAGACCGCCACCCGTGATGGTAGAAAAACTTAACATAGAGTCGATCCAGAACGATACTATAAAGGCTCTGTACGAGTGGCGGCTGAGACAGAAGATAGGGGAGAACAGCATCACAGACGAGGACGATGTGGAAGCTGGATGGAAGAAGATCAAGAGCCATATGACTATGGCAGCAGAAGAGGCACTAGGAAGAAGGAGAGTGAACAAAAATGCCGATATACAACACAAGACGTGGTTCACGAAAGAGGCAAAGCAACTGGCaaaagagaagaggaaagCATATCTCAATTATCTCAACAACAGGACCCCCGAAGAACGACAGAGATATAAGAACATAAGAAATCTCGCAAAGGCGGGAATGCGGAGAATCGAGGAAGAATACTGGGCGACCTTCACTGCTAATATGGAACATGATCTATACGGAGCCCAAAGGAAGGTGTGGGGAATATTAACACGCAGAAAACAGGAAGTGAATGAATATGTCCAGTCACAAAAAATCTCCAAAGAAGACTGGATGGAACACTTCAGACGGCTGTTCCGGGAGGATGACGACCGTTTACCGGCGACACCGCCAGAACGGACCGCAGTAAACACACAGATCGGCGTTGAGCTTGTGGAGTCCCTCGCCAAGACACTGAAGAACAGAAGGGCGCCTGGACTCGATGGGCTGCACAGTGAGTTGGTGAAATATTGA